In a single window of the Micromonospora inositola genome:
- a CDS encoding DUF2637 domain-containing protein — MTTNSRPSRGWSYLGLILGGLVSVAANIAHSFIAPDGAPENWKPELGAVVSSIVWPLFLFIAIEILARTPWPTGWGWNVLRWVGLPPVALVAAFVSYRHLSGLLDHYNEETLVVWFGPLAVDGLMLMATAALLATRHTTRPTDLVPAPTPATTAEAPSLDIPASPLVRPAAATPATNPAPNTEPANEPIALPTSGKDTDTPTTVEPTPDTTEKDPTAAPVATTAAKTGPAPALLPGARIIATAHEKAHGEPITAGQLAVRLRVPTTTAADILTALNNPPTINRPHNGTAVGATA; from the coding sequence ATGACCACGAACTCTCGACCCTCGCGCGGCTGGTCATACCTCGGCCTGATCCTCGGCGGACTCGTGTCCGTTGCGGCCAACATCGCTCATTCGTTCATCGCCCCGGATGGGGCACCTGAGAACTGGAAGCCGGAACTCGGCGCGGTCGTCTCCTCGATCGTCTGGCCGCTGTTCCTGTTCATCGCTATCGAGATCCTTGCCCGCACGCCTTGGCCGACCGGCTGGGGCTGGAACGTGCTGCGCTGGGTCGGGCTGCCGCCCGTCGCCCTGGTCGCCGCGTTCGTGTCCTACCGGCACTTGTCTGGGCTGCTCGACCACTACAACGAGGAAACCCTCGTCGTCTGGTTCGGTCCCCTCGCCGTCGATGGCCTGATGCTCATGGCCACCGCCGCGCTACTCGCCACCAGGCACACCACCCGGCCAACCGATCTCGTCCCGGCACCCACGCCGGCCACCACCGCCGAGGCCCCGTCACTCGACATCCCCGCCTCGCCGCTGGTCCGCCCGGCCGCCGCGACCCCGGCCACCAACCCCGCACCCAACACCGAACCCGCCAACGAACCCATCGCCCTGCCCACCTCTGGCAAGGACACCGACACCCCGACGACGGTCGAGCCCACCCCGGACACCACCGAGAAGGATCCGACCGCGGCACCCGTCGCGACTACGGCTGCGAAGACCGGACCCGCGCCGGCACTGCTGCCCGGTGCCCGCATCATCGCCACGGCCCACGAGAAGGCCCACGGTGAGCCCATCACCGCCGGCCAGCTCGCCGTAAGGCTGCGCGTACCCACCACCACGGCCGCCGACATCCTGACGGCCCTCAACAACCCACCCACCATCAACCGACCGCACAACGGCACCGCCGTCGGAGCCACCGCGTGA
- a CDS encoding replication initiator: MTSSTLALAPETTTVSGTGAYADADTGYWPWAAPTTGPRDLAADGWVRGHDPRTVASGRARAQDPDYPDWLGHVRAAAACKHPIRLAGQIHVNDTDGNRMATIDTEDMPDGAIYTPCGNRRASVCPSCAEVYRRDTFHLIKAGLQGDRWGLPPLHEHIAIFLTATAPSFGPVHHRVVKVHAADCRRKDGCTCRASVCHPFGRTCPHGVELRCGQRHKAGDTQLGQPLCLDCYDHAGQVVWNHEAPELWRRTIQQADRELRRLGRAHGVELRRRYIKVYEFQVRGVIHYHALIRLDGEHPDCPGTIVPPPAVITRQMFAEAVGTAFVKTAYTSAPHPANDGQGWRIAWGDKGLDIKHVNAPGGEVNLAQITGYIAKYVTKSTEVTGLNLRRVDDLSVEIHGNPRTHLGRLIRACWDLGEHPDYNRLRRWAHQFGYGGHITTKSRAFSVTLGFIRHQRTIWRRTEGHPHTWDDEQTERVIYELGYQATGWISTGDALLANTAAALARARHQAGLDALADELAARTTAGQPAAA, from the coding sequence GTGACCTCCTCGACGCTGGCTCTCGCGCCCGAAACCACCACGGTTTCGGGCACGGGAGCCTACGCCGACGCAGACACCGGCTACTGGCCCTGGGCTGCCCCCACCACCGGCCCCCGCGACCTGGCCGCCGACGGCTGGGTACGCGGCCACGACCCCCGCACCGTCGCCTCCGGCCGCGCCCGCGCCCAGGATCCCGACTACCCCGACTGGCTGGGCCACGTCCGCGCGGCTGCCGCCTGCAAGCACCCCATCCGGCTCGCCGGGCAAATCCACGTCAACGACACCGACGGCAACCGCATGGCCACCATCGACACCGAGGACATGCCGGACGGCGCGATCTACACTCCCTGCGGCAACCGCCGCGCCTCCGTCTGCCCGTCCTGCGCCGAGGTCTACCGCCGCGACACCTTCCACCTCATCAAAGCCGGGCTGCAAGGTGACCGGTGGGGACTGCCGCCGCTGCACGAACACATCGCCATCTTCCTCACCGCCACCGCACCCTCATTCGGCCCGGTTCACCACCGCGTGGTCAAGGTCCACGCCGCGGACTGCCGCCGCAAGGACGGCTGCACCTGCCGCGCCTCGGTGTGCCACCCGTTCGGCCGTACCTGCCCGCACGGCGTCGAGCTGCGCTGCGGCCAGCGCCACAAGGCCGGAGACACCCAACTCGGGCAGCCGCTCTGCCTGGACTGCTACGACCACGCCGGCCAGGTCGTCTGGAACCACGAAGCCCCCGAACTGTGGCGCCGCACCATCCAGCAAGCCGACCGCGAGCTACGCCGCCTCGGCCGCGCCCACGGCGTCGAACTGCGCCGCCGCTACATCAAGGTCTACGAGTTCCAGGTACGCGGCGTCATCCACTACCACGCCCTCATCCGCCTGGACGGCGAGCACCCCGACTGCCCCGGCACGATCGTCCCGCCGCCGGCGGTCATCACCCGGCAGATGTTCGCCGAAGCCGTGGGAACCGCCTTCGTCAAGACGGCCTACACCTCCGCGCCGCATCCAGCCAACGACGGCCAAGGATGGCGGATCGCCTGGGGCGACAAGGGCCTCGACATCAAGCACGTCAACGCCCCCGGCGGCGAAGTCAACCTCGCCCAAATCACCGGCTACATCGCCAAGTACGTCACCAAGAGCACCGAAGTAACCGGCCTCAACCTCCGCCGCGTCGACGACCTCTCCGTGGAAATCCACGGCAACCCGCGCACACACCTCGGCCGGCTCATCCGCGCCTGCTGGGACCTCGGCGAACACCCCGACTACAACCGGCTCCGCCGCTGGGCCCACCAGTTCGGCTACGGCGGCCACATCACCACCAAGAGCCGCGCCTTCTCCGTCACCCTCGGCTTCATCCGCCACCAGCGCACCATCTGGCGACGCACCGAAGGCCACCCCCACACCTGGGACGACGAGCAGACCGAGCGGGTCATCTACGAACTCGGCTACCAGGCCACCGGCTGGATCAGCACCGGAGACGCCCTCCTCGCCAACACCGCCGCCGCCCTGGCCCGCGCCCGACACCAAGCCGGCCTCGACGCCCTGGCCGACGAGCTGGCCGCCCGCACCACCGCCGGTCAACCCGCCGCCGCTTGA
- a CDS encoding helix-turn-helix transcriptional regulator, translating to MTIATTEPLWTIEEVSAFLRIPVDTLYQWRSRRTGPRAFKVGRHLRYDPAEVRSWLTGQGGDDGRR from the coding sequence ATGACGATAGCCACCACTGAACCGCTCTGGACCATCGAGGAGGTATCAGCGTTCCTACGCATCCCGGTAGACACCCTCTATCAATGGCGGTCCCGTCGCACCGGCCCTCGCGCCTTCAAGGTCGGCCGGCACCTCCGCTACGACCCGGCCGAGGTCCGGTCCTGGCTGACCGGGCAAGGGGGCGACGATGGCCGTAGATGA
- a CDS encoding tyrosine-type recombinase/integrase, whose protein sequence is MAVDDLWYLTKRGPDGERVKSKRHGRGKRWRCRYEDASGRPRTRFFDRKADADAWDKKASSGTAEETQVDQGERRTTFHDYAERWRLSRQIGQALDYQRHIESRLRHHHYPHFGHRPIRAITVTDVLEWVAKLLQNNVAQSSVKTYFDLLNNIMNSAVADKVIPDNPCKSIRLFAILRGFSRAPKWVPTDDDVLALVDVVPDEYQAAIWAGAGEGMRLGEVLGLEDSTRCIDPERQEVHVVQQLRFHKATYGGFYLAPPKAGSVGDVDLDDHVSAVFAEHVRKYPPVLVELPDVTAGTPDPGKEPKRRLVPLLFTDDQGRPIHDQRWSDLWQTWRKAAGWPDEGTFHSLRHYFATRLITSGADPTDVQNALRHSSLRITLETYVHWWPKKDRRRNIISSALRDASAKRQRSPENQDQH, encoded by the coding sequence ATGGCCGTAGATGACCTGTGGTACCTCACCAAGCGCGGCCCCGACGGAGAGCGGGTGAAGTCAAAGCGCCACGGCCGGGGGAAGCGCTGGCGCTGCCGCTACGAAGATGCCAGCGGTCGTCCCCGAACCCGCTTCTTTGACCGCAAGGCCGACGCCGACGCATGGGACAAGAAGGCGAGCAGCGGCACCGCCGAGGAAACCCAGGTGGACCAGGGCGAGCGGCGCACGACCTTCCACGACTACGCGGAACGGTGGCGACTGTCCCGCCAGATCGGGCAGGCACTCGACTACCAGCGCCACATCGAATCCCGGCTACGCCACCACCACTATCCGCATTTCGGCCATCGACCGATCCGCGCGATCACCGTCACGGACGTCCTGGAGTGGGTCGCCAAGCTGCTACAAAACAACGTCGCCCAGTCCTCGGTGAAGACCTACTTCGACCTGTTGAACAACATCATGAACTCGGCCGTGGCCGACAAGGTGATACCCGACAACCCCTGCAAATCGATCCGGCTATTCGCGATCCTGCGGGGCTTCTCCCGCGCACCGAAGTGGGTGCCGACCGATGACGACGTGCTCGCCCTGGTCGACGTGGTGCCGGACGAATATCAGGCAGCCATCTGGGCGGGCGCCGGCGAGGGAATGAGACTCGGCGAAGTCCTCGGCCTGGAGGACAGCACGCGGTGCATCGACCCGGAACGCCAGGAAGTCCACGTGGTTCAGCAACTGCGGTTTCACAAGGCCACCTACGGCGGCTTCTACCTGGCCCCCCCGAAGGCTGGCTCAGTCGGAGACGTGGACCTGGACGACCACGTCTCGGCGGTCTTCGCGGAACACGTCCGCAAGTACCCGCCCGTCCTAGTCGAGCTGCCCGACGTCACCGCGGGCACGCCTGACCCCGGCAAGGAACCCAAGCGGCGCTTGGTCCCGCTGCTGTTCACCGACGACCAGGGCCGACCGATCCACGACCAACGGTGGTCCGACCTGTGGCAGACCTGGCGCAAGGCCGCCGGCTGGCCCGACGAAGGCACCTTCCACTCCCTGCGGCACTACTTCGCCACCCGCCTTATCACCTCGGGTGCCGACCCAACCGACGTGCAGAACGCGCTACGTCACTCCAGCCTGCGGATCACGCTGGAGACCTACGTTCACTGGTGGCCCAAGAAAGACCGCCGCCGCAACATCATCAGCAGCGCGCTTCGCGACGCGAGCGCCAAGCGGCAGCGCTCCCCGGAGAACCAAGATCAGCACTGA
- the sepX gene encoding divisome protein SepX/GlpR, translated as MRVPTSVLLAVLAAAGLLALAPALVRRYDATERLVAERAQSTARVLQRRRRRRTVPGRRPVNPARSLTITLSEDSGTGSLAAPISAPPAPRRPNRLRAVPPAPSRSRRRHPPKRRHHTPAIYRRRRVLAALLLLNFVELIGVVLVSPGFWISVSVTGTLLVAYVVHLRQRALAERRRRRAEAREAAWLAARQAEVRREQARRAAARREAQRRLAAQREAVRRTAMGLDRPADLPAAAAGGSVSYRRTGGLRGRPYQSGRNPHSA; from the coding sequence GTGAGGGTGCCGACCTCGGTGCTCCTCGCCGTCCTCGCCGCCGCCGGCCTGCTCGCCCTCGCGCCGGCACTGGTCCGCCGGTACGACGCCACCGAGCGGCTGGTGGCGGAGCGGGCGCAGTCGACGGCGCGGGTGCTCCAGCGCCGCCGGCGGCGCCGCACTGTGCCGGGACGCCGCCCCGTCAACCCGGCCCGCTCCCTCACCATCACACTGAGCGAGGATTCGGGCACCGGTAGTCTGGCCGCGCCGATCTCGGCCCCGCCGGCCCCACGCCGCCCGAACCGGCTGCGCGCGGTGCCGCCCGCCCCGAGCAGGTCCCGCCGACGGCACCCGCCGAAGCGGCGCCACCACACCCCGGCGATCTACCGCCGCCGCCGGGTGCTCGCCGCGCTGCTGCTGCTCAACTTCGTCGAGCTGATCGGCGTGGTCCTGGTCAGCCCCGGGTTCTGGATAAGCGTCTCCGTCACCGGGACACTGCTGGTGGCGTACGTCGTACACCTGCGGCAGCGCGCCCTCGCCGAGCGCCGGCGGCGGCGCGCGGAGGCCCGGGAGGCGGCCTGGCTGGCCGCCCGGCAGGCCGAGGTGCGCCGGGAGCAGGCCCGCCGCGCCGCAGCCCGCCGGGAGGCTCAGCGCCGCCTGGCCGCCCAACGCGAGGCCGTCCGCCGTACGGCGATGGGCCTCGACCGCCCCGCCGACCTCCCGGCCGCGGCGGCCGGCGGCTCGGTCTCCTACCGCCGCACCGGCGGCCTCCGCGGCCGCCCCTACCAGTCCGGCCGCAACCCGCACTCGGCCTGA
- a CDS encoding GNAT family N-acetyltransferase — protein MLVDGPVVLRPYRRSDAAAWSEVRRANRAWLSPWESHLPGSWDESNSPAAFRYVHVDQRRSARTGDGMPFAVCLRENGQERLVGHLNIGSIVRRAFCSGYVGYWVDSRVAGRGVIPTAVALAVDHAFGPGGLHRVEVNIRPENRPSRRVVEKLGFREEAYHVRYMHIDGGWRDHIGYAMTSEEVAAEGGLLARWHRIRSAPE, from the coding sequence GTGCTGGTGGACGGTCCGGTGGTGCTGCGGCCGTACCGGCGCTCGGATGCGGCCGCCTGGTCGGAGGTGCGGCGGGCCAACCGGGCCTGGCTGTCCCCTTGGGAGTCGCACCTGCCCGGGAGCTGGGACGAGTCGAACTCGCCGGCCGCCTTCCGCTACGTCCACGTTGACCAGCGCCGCTCGGCGCGCACCGGCGACGGCATGCCGTTCGCCGTCTGCCTGCGGGAGAACGGGCAGGAGCGGCTGGTCGGCCACCTCAACATCGGCAGCATCGTGCGGCGGGCGTTCTGCTCCGGGTACGTCGGCTACTGGGTGGACTCCCGGGTGGCCGGTCGCGGGGTGATCCCCACCGCGGTGGCGCTCGCCGTGGACCACGCGTTCGGCCCGGGCGGCCTGCACCGGGTCGAGGTGAACATCCGGCCGGAGAACCGGCCGTCCCGACGGGTGGTGGAGAAGCTCGGCTTCCGCGAGGAGGCGTACCACGTCCGCTACATGCACATCGACGGCGGCTGGCGGGACCACATCGGATACGCGATGACCAGCGAGGAAGTGGCCGCCGAGGGCGGGCTGCTGGCCCGCTGGCACCGGATCCGCTCCGCCCCTGAGTGA
- a CDS encoding molybdopterin molybdotransferase MoeA, producing the protein MTATADAEAAANGLTPLADYLGSVLRRLRALPPLDLDLTQAYGNVLAEDVVAPHSFPAFDQSAVDGYAARWEDISGGSRGPGYVPAPSGTPGGRSIRLNVVGDLGAASWRPVRLTPGSCFSVAAGAPLPIAADVVVPVEWTDQGMAAVEIFRAPKRGYGVRRAGEELPAGTLLARAGTYVSPALVAVFAATGIGHVVVRPSPRVVIVATGDELVDVGRGSQPGQVVDANSHALTAAAAEAGALAYRVGICDDDPEGLRGLLEDQTLRADLIITTGGTGTGPGDMVRRILSRREGGRAGPVVFTDVALYPGTALGFGTVGAEEVPVVCLPGEPGAALIGFEVLARPAIQLLAGAEPVFRPSVRAHLLETLSSPVGLREFRPAHVAERRGGGYTVQPLSGGPFTLSGLAEANGLLVLGERVTTAAAGSTVDVLLLDRRR; encoded by the coding sequence ATGACCGCGACGGCCGACGCCGAGGCGGCCGCGAACGGGTTGACGCCGCTCGCCGACTACCTGGGCAGCGTGCTGCGCAGGTTACGCGCGCTGCCTCCGCTCGACCTCGACCTCACCCAGGCGTACGGCAACGTCCTCGCCGAGGACGTCGTCGCGCCGCACTCGTTCCCCGCCTTCGACCAGTCGGCGGTGGACGGGTACGCCGCACGCTGGGAGGACATCTCCGGCGGGAGTCGGGGGCCGGGATACGTCCCGGCCCCCTCCGGCACGCCCGGTGGCCGCAGCATCCGGCTGAACGTGGTCGGCGATCTCGGCGCGGCGAGCTGGCGGCCGGTCCGGCTCACCCCGGGCTCGTGCTTCTCGGTGGCCGCCGGGGCGCCGCTGCCCATCGCCGCGGACGTGGTGGTCCCGGTGGAGTGGACCGACCAGGGCATGGCCGCGGTGGAGATCTTCCGCGCCCCCAAGCGGGGGTACGGCGTCCGCCGCGCCGGTGAGGAACTGCCCGCCGGCACCCTGCTCGCCCGCGCCGGCACGTATGTCTCGCCGGCGCTGGTGGCCGTCTTCGCCGCCACCGGCATCGGGCACGTGGTGGTCCGGCCCAGCCCCCGGGTGGTCATCGTGGCCACCGGCGACGAGCTGGTCGACGTGGGCCGGGGCAGCCAGCCCGGGCAGGTGGTGGACGCGAACTCGCACGCGCTGACCGCCGCCGCCGCCGAGGCGGGCGCGCTGGCGTACCGGGTGGGGATCTGTGACGACGACCCGGAGGGGCTGCGCGGCCTGCTGGAGGACCAGACGCTGCGGGCCGACCTGATCATCACCACCGGCGGCACCGGCACCGGGCCGGGCGACATGGTCCGCCGGATCCTGTCCCGCCGGGAGGGCGGCCGGGCCGGACCGGTGGTCTTCACCGACGTCGCGCTCTATCCCGGAACGGCCCTCGGATTCGGTACGGTCGGCGCCGAGGAGGTGCCGGTGGTGTGTCTTCCCGGTGAGCCCGGCGCGGCGCTGATCGGCTTCGAGGTGCTGGCCCGGCCGGCCATCCAGTTGCTGGCCGGCGCGGAGCCGGTGTTCCGGCCCAGCGTCCGCGCGCACCTGCTGGAGACCCTCTCCTCCCCGGTGGGGCTGCGCGAGTTCCGCCCGGCGCACGTGGCCGAGCGGCGCGGCGGCGGGTACACGGTGCAGCCGCTCAGCGGGGGGCCGTTCACCCTCTCCGGCCTCGCCGAGGCGAACGGGCTGCTGGTCCTCGGCGAGCGGGTCACCACGGCCGCCGCCGGGTCCACGGTGGACGTCCTTCTGCTGGACCGGCGTCGGTGA
- a CDS encoding UTP--glucose-1-phosphate uridylyltransferase, with protein sequence MSEHSANPSTTAATGRPRAVKAVIPAAGLATRFLPATKAVPKELLPVVDRPVLQYIVEEATQAGIADVLLITGRGKTSMVDHFDRRPDLEARLEEKGDTKTLEAVKRPSELAEIYTCRQPEQLGLGHAVGYAELHVGDQPFAVLLGDEFVKPSEPLLPAMLELQARTGGIVLAFFEVDPADTKRYGIASVEPAEGELTDVGDVVKVTGMVEKPKPEDAPSNLAVLGRYVLPGKIFNAIRRTEPGSGGEIQLTDAMELLRTEGTPVHAIVYRGTRYDTGMPLGYLQTVVQIAAERDDLGTEFRKWLAEFVNSDASGGPST encoded by the coding sequence ATGTCGGAGCACTCAGCGAACCCCTCAACGACCGCCGCGACCGGTCGTCCGCGCGCGGTCAAGGCCGTCATTCCGGCCGCCGGCCTGGCCACCCGGTTCCTGCCGGCCACCAAGGCGGTGCCGAAGGAGCTGCTGCCGGTGGTGGACCGGCCGGTGCTGCAGTACATCGTCGAGGAGGCCACCCAGGCCGGCATCGCCGACGTCCTGCTGATCACCGGCCGCGGCAAGACGTCGATGGTGGACCACTTCGACCGCCGCCCGGACCTGGAGGCCCGGCTGGAGGAGAAGGGCGACACCAAGACGCTGGAGGCGGTGAAGCGCCCCAGCGAGCTGGCCGAGATCTACACCTGCCGCCAGCCCGAGCAGCTCGGCCTCGGCCACGCCGTCGGGTACGCCGAGTTGCACGTCGGGGACCAGCCCTTCGCGGTGCTGCTCGGCGACGAGTTCGTCAAGCCGTCCGAGCCGCTGCTGCCGGCGATGCTGGAGCTGCAGGCCCGCACCGGCGGCATCGTGCTGGCCTTCTTCGAGGTCGACCCGGCCGACACCAAGCGCTACGGCATCGCCTCCGTCGAGCCGGCCGAGGGCGAGCTGACCGACGTCGGCGACGTCGTCAAGGTCACCGGCATGGTGGAGAAGCCGAAGCCGGAGGACGCGCCGAGCAACCTCGCCGTCCTCGGCCGGTACGTGCTGCCGGGGAAGATCTTCAACGCGATCCGGCGGACCGAGCCGGGCAGCGGCGGCGAGATCCAGCTGACCGACGCGATGGAGCTGCTGCGCACCGAGGGCACCCCGGTGCACGCCATCGTCTACCGGGGCACCCGCTACGACACCGGCATGCCGCTGGGCTACCTGCAGACGGTCGTCCAGATCGCCGCCGAACGGGACGACCTGGGCACCGAGTTCCGCAAGTGGCTGGCCGAGTTCGTCAACTCCGACGCGTCGGGCGGTCCCAGTACATGA
- a CDS encoding GGDEF domain-containing protein produces the protein MTLRGRLTAAFLAVVLGPVLLGAFFVGSTMSAVDRGRSTERLGLAAAGVRTSVDALCQQLRAAADAVALVADPAARPGAATQVVGRGLAAAVRVTDTAGRTTYATPGGPAEPWQDCSGVPRASGPVRALAARVQLRDPTGADLGTVVAAQPVDPAFVARLAAVTGVAVTLLDDAAGPVRVTHTTENRAVRAAVLAAADRIDGDRVTATADGRYVRRVGPAPGQPLPLVLSVPGERPPGLYAALVGAVVLAALLAVLAAGRLARVTTRPLVELAGAVDRVAHGDLSTRVPVRTRDEIGRLALAFNRMTRETGTYVTALTSSRDQLRGHLAVLGDTLASTHDLHRILRVILHSAIAATGARAGAVLLLDAGGVLVGQCAEGLEGRWAADDPTDAATLRVPVGVGVVGAVIATGEPLRGRWEPATAATGEPLCETYIAVPFAAPGAAELGGRGDPDRPGHPPAGGDGDGGAAGGGTLGVLALYDRLGADEFDDDDLETLRTFAGHAAVAVDNVRVHEEAQRLSLTDPLTGLWNYRYLRESIRREVERANRFGRMLSVLALDLDRFKDVNDTWGHAAGDAVLVEFARRVRGEIREVDLAFRHGGEEFVVLLPETDARGAAIVAERLGAVVRGSPVPVDGHSGEPVLVPVTVSIGIAVYPDHAATGQHVLDAADDALYAAKAAGRDGYRVAQPPDPAPAQELPVVAGAVSPPDGQPRAGAVDAAGGGPSGASSGPHPPRQSRGR, from the coding sequence TTGACGCTACGCGGGCGGTTGACGGCGGCCTTCCTCGCGGTGGTGCTCGGCCCCGTCCTGCTCGGCGCGTTCTTCGTGGGCTCGACCATGTCGGCCGTCGACCGGGGCCGCTCCACCGAGCGGCTCGGGCTGGCCGCCGCCGGGGTGCGTACCTCGGTGGACGCCCTCTGCCAGCAGTTGCGCGCGGCGGCCGACGCGGTCGCGCTGGTCGCCGACCCCGCCGCCCGGCCCGGCGCGGCGACCCAGGTGGTCGGTCGCGGCCTGGCCGCCGCCGTCCGGGTCACCGACACCGCCGGCCGGACCACCTACGCCACCCCCGGCGGGCCGGCCGAGCCCTGGCAGGACTGCTCCGGCGTCCCAAGGGCCAGCGGACCGGTCCGGGCGCTCGCCGCCCGGGTCCAGCTCCGCGACCCCACCGGCGCGGACCTCGGCACGGTCGTCGCCGCCCAACCCGTCGACCCGGCGTTCGTCGCGCGCCTCGCCGCGGTGACCGGCGTCGCGGTCACCCTCCTCGACGACGCCGCCGGCCCCGTCCGGGTCACCCACACCACCGAGAACCGGGCGGTACGCGCGGCGGTGCTCGCCGCCGCCGACCGGATCGACGGCGACCGGGTCACCGCGACCGCCGACGGCCGGTACGTCCGCCGGGTCGGCCCGGCCCCGGGGCAGCCGCTGCCGTTGGTGCTCTCGGTCCCCGGCGAACGCCCACCCGGCCTCTACGCCGCGCTGGTCGGCGCGGTGGTGCTGGCCGCGCTGCTGGCGGTGCTGGCCGCCGGGCGGCTGGCCCGGGTCACCACCCGGCCGCTGGTGGAGCTGGCCGGCGCGGTGGACCGGGTGGCGCACGGCGACCTGAGCACGCGGGTGCCGGTGCGCACCCGCGACGAGATCGGCCGGCTGGCCCTCGCCTTCAACCGGATGACCCGGGAGACCGGCACCTACGTGACCGCGCTGACCAGCAGCCGGGACCAGCTGCGCGGGCACCTCGCGGTGCTCGGCGACACCCTGGCCAGCACGCACGACCTGCACCGCATCCTGCGGGTGATCCTGCACAGCGCGATCGCCGCGACCGGCGCCCGGGCCGGGGCGGTGCTGCTGCTCGACGCCGGCGGTGTGCTGGTCGGCCAGTGTGCCGAAGGGCTGGAGGGGCGCTGGGCCGCCGACGACCCGACCGACGCGGCGACGCTGCGGGTGCCGGTCGGCGTGGGGGTCGTCGGCGCGGTGATCGCCACCGGGGAGCCGCTGCGCGGCCGGTGGGAGCCGGCGACCGCGGCGACCGGGGAGCCGCTGTGCGAGACGTACATCGCAGTGCCCTTCGCCGCGCCCGGGGCCGCGGAGCTGGGCGGGCGCGGCGACCCCGACCGGCCGGGCCACCCGCCGGCCGGCGGGGACGGCGACGGCGGCGCGGCCGGCGGCGGGACACTCGGGGTGCTGGCCCTCTACGACCGGCTCGGCGCCGACGAGTTCGACGACGACGACCTGGAGACGCTGCGGACCTTCGCCGGGCACGCCGCGGTCGCGGTGGACAACGTGCGGGTGCACGAGGAGGCGCAGCGGCTGTCGCTGACCGATCCGCTCACCGGGCTGTGGAATTACCGCTACCTGCGCGAATCGATCCGCCGGGAGGTGGAGCGGGCCAACCGGTTCGGCCGGATGCTCAGCGTCCTGGCGCTGGACCTGGACCGGTTCAAGGACGTCAACGACACCTGGGGCCACGCCGCCGGGGACGCCGTGCTGGTCGAGTTCGCCCGCCGGGTACGCGGGGAGATCCGCGAGGTGGACCTGGCCTTCCGGCACGGCGGCGAGGAGTTCGTGGTGCTGCTGCCGGAGACCGACGCCCGGGGTGCCGCCATCGTCGCCGAGCGGCTCGGCGCGGTGGTCCGGGGCAGCCCCGTGCCGGTCGACGGGCACTCGGGCGAGCCGGTGCTGGTACCGGTGACCGTCTCCATCGGCATCGCCGTCTACCCCGACCACGCCGCCACCGGCCAGCACGTGCTGGACGCGGCGGACGACGCCCTGTACGCGGCCAAGGCCGCCGGCCGGGACGGCTACCGGGTGGCACAGCCGCCGGACCCGGCGCCCGCGCAGGAGCTCCCGGTGGTGGCCGGGGCGGTCAGCCCGCCCGACGGACAGCCCCGGGCCGGCGCCGTGGACGCCGCGGGCGGGGGCCCGAGCGGCGCGTCTTCCGGTCCTCACCCGCCGCGGCAGAGCCGTGGCCGATAG
- a CDS encoding 5-formyltetrahydrofolate cyclo-ligase, giving the protein MPEFADEADVAHEAKRETRVALLARRRSLTGAQRAEAAARVQAELISLVRRLRPARMTAYVPVGSEPGGPDLPAVLRAALEPAAELLLPVLRDDLDLDWAAYTAPAALVSAGRGLREPVGPRLGRSAVADAGLVIVPALAVDHRGLRLGRGGGSYDRALARVPVTTVTVALLHDGELVESVPAQPHDRPVRAVVTPAEGLRTLAEAPGVGPHTSGGRTRAR; this is encoded by the coding sequence TTGCCGGAATTTGCTGATGAAGCGGATGTGGCGCATGAGGCGAAGCGGGAGACCCGGGTCGCGCTGCTCGCCCGCCGCCGCTCGCTGACCGGTGCGCAGCGGGCCGAGGCGGCGGCGCGCGTCCAGGCCGAGCTGATTTCCCTGGTACGCCGGCTGCGCCCGGCCCGGATGACCGCGTACGTCCCGGTCGGCTCGGAGCCGGGCGGCCCGGACCTGCCGGCGGTGCTGCGGGCGGCGTTGGAGCCGGCGGCCGAGCTGCTGCTGCCGGTGCTCCGTGACGACCTGGACCTGGACTGGGCGGCGTACACGGCCCCGGCGGCGCTGGTGTCGGCCGGGCGTGGGCTGCGCGAGCCTGTCGGCCCCCGGCTGGGGCGGTCGGCGGTGGCCGACGCCGGGCTGGTGATCGTCCCGGCCCTCGCGGTGGACCACCGGGGGCTGCGGCTGGGCCGCGGCGGCGGCTCGTACGACCGGGCGCTGGCCCGGGTGCCCGTGACGACCGTCACGGTGGCGCTGCTGCACGACGGGGAGCTGGTGGAGAGCGTCCCCGCGCAGCCGCACGACCGCCCGGTCCGCGCCGTTGTCACGCCCGCCGAGGGGCTGCGTACCCTTGCCGAGGCACCCGGTGTCGGCCCACACACTTCAGGTGGACGAACCCGGGCCCGATGA